A single region of the Arthrobacter sp. PAMC25564 genome encodes:
- a CDS encoding APC family permease, with protein MSISSSETQTAEAGPSKEHTTALRAGSVGVMGILFFVLSAQAPLTGIVGASPLAAALGNGPGAPGAYLVVGIVIVIFAVGFVAMSRKIQTNGAFYAYVTAAFGRKVGAGAAWLALLAYSTVQAAMYGLYGAAFSGLLASAGVTVPWWLLAVVTMAGVQVLGSLNIELGARVLALLVGLEVAILLMFGFTVLLRGGGPEGINIAASFSPEAIGSGAPGVAIMFAVASMFGFESTAIYSAEAKDAQRTVARATYLSVVVIAVFFSFISWMLVSYYGPSRVIDAAGAALESGDSTSFVLTPMVELFGPWAGITTGILLVTSLLAGIIAFHNGINRYLHSLALRGSMPAVVARTNRHRAPAVAARIQTVIAVVLVAPFALLGLDPVLTLFSWFSGLAVAALLVLYMLSSFAVVGYFRRERVAGQYWQTLIAPVLASALLAWVLYLVVSNFTALIGGSAETAVGLLIAVPIMFTAGVLVEVGVERRATPSRTAG; from the coding sequence ATGAGTATTTCCAGTTCCGAGACCCAGACCGCTGAAGCAGGTCCCAGCAAGGAGCACACGACTGCCCTTCGCGCCGGCAGCGTCGGCGTTATGGGCATTCTCTTCTTTGTTTTGTCCGCCCAGGCGCCGCTGACCGGAATCGTCGGAGCGTCCCCGCTGGCTGCGGCCCTCGGCAACGGGCCAGGCGCTCCTGGGGCGTATCTGGTGGTCGGCATCGTGATCGTGATCTTCGCCGTGGGGTTCGTCGCCATGAGCCGGAAGATCCAGACCAACGGCGCTTTCTACGCGTACGTCACGGCGGCGTTCGGGCGCAAGGTCGGAGCCGGTGCCGCATGGCTGGCGCTGCTTGCCTACAGCACCGTCCAGGCTGCCATGTATGGCCTGTATGGTGCCGCGTTCTCCGGCCTTCTCGCCTCGGCGGGAGTCACCGTGCCCTGGTGGCTGCTGGCCGTCGTCACGATGGCTGGCGTGCAGGTACTGGGATCCCTGAACATTGAACTTGGCGCCAGGGTCCTTGCCCTGCTCGTGGGCCTGGAAGTCGCGATCCTGCTGATGTTCGGATTCACGGTTCTGCTCAGGGGCGGAGGTCCCGAGGGGATCAACATCGCCGCGTCGTTCTCGCCCGAGGCGATCGGCAGCGGCGCCCCCGGCGTGGCCATCATGTTCGCGGTGGCTTCCATGTTCGGGTTCGAGTCAACCGCCATTTATTCGGCCGAGGCCAAGGACGCGCAGCGCACGGTCGCCAGGGCAACCTATCTCTCGGTGGTCGTCATCGCCGTGTTCTTCTCCTTCATTTCCTGGATGCTGGTCAGCTACTACGGCCCCTCGCGGGTCATCGATGCGGCCGGCGCGGCCCTGGAATCCGGCGACTCGACGTCCTTCGTGCTGACTCCCATGGTGGAGTTGTTCGGCCCGTGGGCAGGCATCACCACGGGCATCCTGCTCGTGACATCGCTTCTTGCCGGCATCATTGCCTTCCACAACGGCATCAACCGCTACCTGCACTCGCTGGCGCTTCGCGGGTCCATGCCCGCCGTGGTGGCCCGTACCAACCGGCACCGGGCTCCGGCGGTTGCTGCCCGGATCCAAACCGTGATCGCAGTCGTGCTGGTGGCGCCGTTCGCGCTGCTTGGCCTGGACCCGGTGCTGACGCTTTTCTCCTGGTTCAGCGGGCTGGCTGTTGCGGCGCTGCTGGTGCTCTATATGCTGTCCTCCTTCGCCGTCGTCGGCTACTTCCGGCGCGAGCGGGTAGCCGGCCAGTACTGGCAGACCCTGATCGCACCGGTGCTCGCGTCAGCGCTGCTCGCCTGGGTGCTGTACCTCGTGGTCAGCAACTTCACTGCACTGATCGGGGGGAGCGCCGAAACCGCGGTGGGACTGCTGATAGCCGTCCCCATCATGTTTACGGCCGGCGTGCTGGTGGAGGTCGGGGTGGAGCGCAGGGCCACGCCCAGCCGGACCGCCGGCTAG
- a CDS encoding aldehyde dehydrogenase family protein: METYDALLASIAPASGETRTILDPATGQAVGDAPIHGVEDLDRAVAAAQAAQPAWAALGHDARSAALLKAADAVDRAAEELARLLSREQGKPLNGPNARFEVGACSAWLRATASIPMEPETVVDDGETHAEMHYRPIGVVGAIGPWNWPMMIAVWQLAPALRMGNAVVVKPSEYTPLSVLALVSILNQELPDGILSVVSGGREVGARLAEHPAIGKIMFTGSTATGKAIIRSSAGTVKRLTLELGGNDAGIVLPDADPKTIAEGLFWGAFINTGQTCAALKRLYVHDDIYDDVCEALTTVAAAMPMGVGLDEANVLGPLQNRQQFDIVARLVEAAKDSGARVLLGGNPDPDQPGFFYPTTLVADIDNGNPLVAEEQFGPALPIIRYRTVDEAVAMANALDVGLGASVWSADPAEARKVAARIEAGTVWINSHGGVHPMIPFGGVKQSGYGVEFGVDGLKSLGVPQVING; the protein is encoded by the coding sequence ATGGAAACCTACGACGCTCTTCTCGCCTCGATCGCCCCGGCGTCCGGGGAGACCCGGACGATTCTTGACCCTGCCACCGGCCAGGCCGTGGGAGACGCCCCGATCCACGGGGTGGAAGATTTGGACCGCGCTGTCGCGGCGGCCCAGGCAGCCCAGCCGGCATGGGCGGCGCTGGGCCACGACGCCCGCAGCGCCGCACTGCTGAAGGCGGCCGACGCCGTCGACCGTGCCGCCGAAGAACTGGCCCGACTGCTCTCCCGCGAGCAGGGCAAGCCGCTCAACGGCCCCAACGCCCGCTTTGAGGTCGGCGCCTGCTCCGCCTGGCTGCGTGCCACGGCCTCCATCCCCATGGAACCCGAGACCGTGGTGGACGACGGCGAAACGCACGCCGAGATGCACTACCGGCCCATCGGCGTCGTCGGCGCCATCGGGCCCTGGAACTGGCCCATGATGATCGCCGTCTGGCAGCTTGCCCCCGCCCTGCGGATGGGCAACGCCGTCGTCGTCAAGCCCTCCGAATACACCCCACTCAGCGTTCTGGCGTTGGTCAGTATCCTGAACCAGGAGCTCCCGGACGGCATCCTGTCCGTTGTCTCCGGCGGACGCGAGGTCGGCGCACGCCTGGCTGAACACCCGGCGATCGGGAAGATCATGTTCACCGGCTCCACTGCAACGGGCAAGGCGATCATCAGGTCCTCTGCGGGCACCGTTAAGCGGCTCACCCTGGAACTCGGCGGCAACGACGCCGGCATCGTGCTCCCGGACGCCGACCCGAAGACCATCGCCGAGGGCCTGTTCTGGGGCGCCTTCATCAACACCGGCCAGACCTGCGCGGCCCTGAAGCGCCTGTACGTTCACGATGACATCTATGACGATGTGTGCGAGGCCCTCACCACCGTCGCTGCCGCCATGCCCATGGGAGTGGGGCTGGACGAGGCCAACGTCCTCGGCCCGCTGCAGAACAGGCAGCAGTTCGACATCGTGGCCCGGCTCGTGGAAGCTGCCAAGGACTCCGGCGCCCGGGTGCTGCTGGGCGGCAACCCGGATCCGGACCAGCCCGGTTTCTTCTACCCCACGACGCTGGTTGCCGACATCGACAACGGCAACCCGCTGGTCGCCGAGGAACAGTTCGGTCCTGCCCTCCCGATCATCCGCTACCGCACGGTGGACGAGGCCGTAGCCATGGCGAACGCGCTCGACGTCGGGCTGGGGGCTTCGGTCTGGTCCGCGGACCCGGCCGAAGCCCGCAAGGTGGCGGCCCGGATCGAGGCCGGCACCGTGTGGATCAACTCCCACGGCGGCGTCCACCCGATGATCCCCTTCGGCGGCGTGAAGCAGTCCGGCTACGGGGTGGAATTCGGTGTCGACGGGCTGAAATCCCTCGGCGTTCCCCAGGTGATCAACGGCTGA
- a CDS encoding MHS family MFS transporter — translation MLSIVLFAVGLAIRAKVAESPVFAELQASKEASKMPLAQLFSFRWKPLILWSLTFVGVGAAGYMITGGYVLSCARTVVKMDRTAELVAVSVFAACWIATTAWGGALSDRIGRKRTFQIGFAAQILWVFPMFLIIDTGNVLLPGASIACALGSSQGGAFAPMIATWLQASTGTTLSVSAYLALFTLFALAAVTLLKDRDGQPLASSDDGVYGSGTAGTESGGLLVPAGAARR, via the coding sequence GTGCTGAGCATCGTGCTGTTCGCAGTGGGCCTGGCCATCAGGGCCAAGGTGGCGGAAAGCCCCGTCTTCGCCGAACTGCAGGCCAGCAAGGAGGCCTCGAAGATGCCCCTGGCGCAGCTGTTCAGCTTCCGCTGGAAGCCGCTCATCCTGTGGTCGCTGACCTTCGTTGGCGTCGGGGCCGCCGGCTACATGATCACCGGCGGCTACGTCCTGTCCTGCGCCAGGACGGTGGTCAAGATGGACCGGACCGCCGAACTGGTCGCGGTCTCCGTCTTCGCGGCATGCTGGATCGCCACGACCGCCTGGGGCGGTGCGCTGTCCGACCGGATCGGCCGCAAGCGCACCTTCCAGATCGGCTTCGCTGCGCAGATCCTCTGGGTTTTCCCCATGTTCCTGATAATCGACACCGGCAACGTCCTGCTGCCCGGCGCCTCCATCGCCTGTGCGCTGGGTTCCAGCCAGGGCGGTGCCTTCGCCCCGATGATCGCCACGTGGCTGCAGGCGTCCACCGGCACCACGCTGTCCGTCTCCGCCTATCTGGCGCTGTTCACGCTGTTCGCCCTGGCGGCGGTCACCCTGTTGAAGGACCGTGACGGCCAGCCCCTGGCCTCGTCCGACGACGGAGTCTATGGTTCAGGCACTGCCGGGACCGAATCCGGCGGACTCCTCGTGCCGGCCGGGGCCGCCCGCCGCTGA
- a CDS encoding MFS transporter yields MAGAAVAVGLLPNYAQIGIAAPILLVALRILQGFSAGGEWGGAALPAVEHAPAKHRGLFGSFPQMGVPAGMLLATVVLGITTATMSKEAFLGWAGAFRSC; encoded by the coding sequence ATGGCGGGCGCCGCCGTCGCCGTCGGATTGCTTCCCAACTATGCCCAGATCGGCATCGCGGCCCCGATCCTGCTGGTCGCCCTGCGCATCCTCCAGGGATTCTCCGCCGGAGGCGAATGGGGCGGCGCGGCCCTGCCCGCCGTCGAACACGCGCCGGCCAAACACCGCGGCCTCTTTGGTTCCTTCCCGCAGATGGGTGTTCCGGCCGGCATGCTGCTCGCCACGGTTGTCCTGGGTATCACCACCGCGACCATGAGCAAGGAGGCCTTCCTCGGCTGGGCTGGCGCATTCCGTTCGTGCTGA
- a CDS encoding FAD-dependent monooxygenase has translation MSEQPTLYSYEDQPADFWAQPHPAVVIGGGPIGLIAALGLVRRGIRTVVVEAGNSVSVGSRAICTSRHTLEVLDRLGAGDLVQNDSLIWSRGRSFHRDEEVLSFEMPSSPSSVRPAMVNISQAVIEQHLIDILRAEPLATVLFEAKLTKCTEHSDSVELRVATPAGERTLSAAWVVAADGARSEVRSQLGLRLNGTSYEGRYVIADIRWKSQWPTERKVWFDPASNPGSTVIMHEQPDDVWRVDYQLDDADDADAETQPERIRERIARHFAWLGMPEEEYELVWSSLYQARALSLDSYRHGRVLFAGDAAHLVPIFGVRGLNSGAEDASTLSWTLASVINGDADPKLLDAYAWERRNAWEQNIANAKLSTLFMTPGSIGYKTTRSAVLAIANDRPVFRNLINPRQSSATHAHGSAINWANDPAEAGSTGAKPGDPIPDVYLTADKSHTLLGEGGSGFIMVGNQGIAGVLTGLAEAFGTAFPLEGARAVVLDDETRHRLAGEFGTSPKEAFVIRPEGLLLARIDTERAFDAAEIIEGVRAGTAERHVPLEPELRDVEADAARVEEVWKGVSDALDATPAAEHTVLLAKLVLLLAEDLPEPGRVQELIALAQARS, from the coding sequence ATGAGCGAGCAGCCAACCCTGTACAGCTACGAAGACCAGCCAGCGGACTTCTGGGCCCAGCCCCACCCGGCCGTAGTCATCGGCGGCGGCCCGATTGGCCTGATCGCGGCGCTCGGGCTGGTCCGCCGGGGCATCCGGACGGTTGTGGTCGAAGCGGGCAATTCCGTCTCTGTCGGCTCGCGCGCCATCTGCACCTCCCGCCATACCCTTGAGGTGCTGGACCGTCTGGGCGCCGGAGACCTGGTCCAGAATGACTCCCTTATCTGGTCCCGGGGCCGCAGCTTCCACCGCGACGAGGAAGTCCTCAGTTTCGAGATGCCTTCTTCCCCGTCCAGCGTCCGGCCCGCCATGGTCAACATTTCCCAGGCCGTCATTGAACAGCACCTCATCGACATTCTGCGCGCTGAGCCCCTGGCAACTGTCCTGTTCGAAGCGAAGCTCACCAAATGCACGGAGCACTCCGATTCCGTGGAGCTGCGGGTCGCGACCCCGGCCGGGGAGCGGACCCTGTCGGCCGCCTGGGTGGTTGCTGCCGACGGCGCCCGCAGCGAGGTGCGCAGCCAGCTGGGCCTGCGCCTGAACGGCACCAGCTATGAGGGCCGCTACGTCATCGCGGACATCCGCTGGAAGAGCCAGTGGCCGACGGAACGCAAGGTCTGGTTCGATCCGGCCAGCAACCCCGGTTCCACCGTCATCATGCACGAGCAGCCTGACGATGTCTGGCGCGTGGACTACCAGCTGGACGACGCCGACGACGCCGACGCCGAAACGCAGCCCGAGCGCATCCGCGAGCGCATCGCCCGTCACTTCGCCTGGCTGGGAATGCCGGAGGAAGAGTACGAGCTGGTGTGGTCCAGCCTTTATCAGGCCCGTGCGCTTTCCCTGGACAGCTACCGGCACGGCAGGGTGCTTTTCGCCGGGGACGCCGCCCACCTGGTCCCGATCTTCGGCGTCCGCGGCCTGAACTCGGGCGCAGAGGATGCCAGCACCCTCAGCTGGACCCTGGCCTCCGTCATCAACGGCGATGCGGACCCGAAGCTGTTGGATGCCTACGCCTGGGAACGCCGGAATGCCTGGGAACAGAACATTGCCAACGCCAAACTGAGCACCCTGTTCATGACCCCCGGCAGCATCGGCTACAAGACCACGCGCAGTGCCGTGCTGGCCATTGCGAATGATCGGCCGGTCTTCCGGAACCTGATAAACCCGCGCCAGTCCTCGGCGACGCATGCGCACGGCTCCGCCATCAACTGGGCCAATGATCCCGCCGAAGCGGGCTCCACGGGGGCGAAGCCCGGTGACCCTATTCCGGACGTGTATCTCACGGCGGACAAGAGCCACACTCTCCTCGGTGAAGGCGGCAGCGGCTTCATCATGGTGGGCAACCAGGGGATCGCCGGTGTCCTGACGGGCCTGGCTGAGGCCTTCGGCACTGCCTTCCCGCTGGAAGGGGCGCGCGCTGTCGTGCTTGACGACGAGACCAGGCATCGGCTTGCCGGGGAATTCGGGACCAGCCCCAAAGAAGCGTTTGTCATCCGACCCGAGGGGCTGCTGCTGGCCCGGATCGATACGGAGCGTGCGTTCGACGCCGCGGAAATCATTGAAGGCGTCCGGGCGGGGACGGCCGAACGCCACGTGCCGCTGGAACCGGAACTCCGCGACGTTGAGGCGGACGCCGCCCGGGTTGAAGAGGTTTGGAAGGGTGTCAGCGATGCCCTGGATGCCACTCCCGCCGCCGAGCACACCGTGCTGCTGGCCAAGCTCGTGCTGCTGCTCGCGGAAGACCTCCCGGAACCGGGGCGGGTGCAGGAGCTGATAGCCCTGGCGCAGGCCCGTTCCTGA
- a CDS encoding MarR family winged helix-turn-helix transcriptional regulator → MSEQQGAVPDVSDRSAKDLDYWSFVELAKERLDHEFDDNDARATRVILTLNRAASLVTYDLESSIHRPRGGSWSAFRMMFVIWLAGPMEPNVVANLAGMSRAAVSNLAKTLVAKGLLRKDAAADDGRAVTLTLTAPGLAEIRDTFREQNRRESSWAAVLTDIEQDLLVMLLEKLMSQREQVGAKARN, encoded by the coding sequence ATGAGCGAGCAGCAGGGCGCGGTGCCGGACGTTTCGGACCGGAGCGCCAAAGATCTGGACTACTGGTCCTTCGTGGAGCTGGCCAAAGAACGGCTGGACCATGAATTTGATGACAACGACGCCAGGGCGACGCGGGTGATCCTGACCCTGAACCGCGCGGCCTCCCTGGTGACCTACGACCTCGAGTCGAGCATCCACCGCCCGCGCGGCGGGTCCTGGTCCGCCTTCCGGATGATGTTCGTTATCTGGCTGGCGGGACCCATGGAACCCAATGTGGTGGCCAATCTTGCCGGCATGAGCAGGGCGGCCGTATCGAATCTGGCTAAGACGCTGGTGGCCAAGGGGCTGTTGCGGAAGGATGCCGCGGCGGACGATGGCCGCGCCGTCACACTGACACTCACGGCGCCGGGTCTGGCTGAAATCCGGGACACCTTCAGGGAGCAGAATCGGCGGGAGTCGAGCTGGGCAGCCGTCCTGACGGACATCGAGCAGGACCTGCTGGTGATGCTGCTCGAAAAGCTGATGTCCCAGCGCGAACAGGTGGGTGCCAAGGCGCGGAACTGA